The Paenibacillus amylolyticus genome contains the following window.
CAACGTTCATGGATTAGGACCATCCTCTCGATATATAAATAAATTATTTTAACGATCTATGGAATGACTCTATCTATCATCGGATAGAAACGGCTTTTCGTGAACGGCATTCTGTTAAAAGAATGAACATTTTATGATTAAATTTTAAAATATTTCCCATCTAAAATGATTTATTGGATATAAGTTCTAGTTGTAACTATTTTTATATCAAGATATTTGTATGAATGTATATCAATTATGGGACATATGTCCCTTTTTGTACGTTATTTAGGGTCACGGAGGGGAAGTCGGAATGAAAGAAATCATGGATTTTGGACTGGTGCGGCAACTCGTCCGTGAGAATGGGTTGGATCAGGTGCTGGACGAGTCTGCACTCGCTGAGCTGCGATTACTGGAGTCTGCGAAGGGTGAGTTAATCTGTGCCAAGGGTGAACGACCTGAGCGTTTGTATTTTCTCGTGCAGGGCAAGCTCAAGATCTATACCACTCTGCCTAACGGGAAGTCTCTGTTGCTTCGTTTCAGTACACCCCTCGCGCTCGTGGGAGATTTGGAACTGATCAATGGCAAGGAGGCGATGAATACGGTAGAGTCTGTGAGCAAAAGCCTGCTGTTGGGTATCAGTTATCGTTCTCTCCAGAATACGTATGCCGAGAATCCTAAATTTCTTCATTTTATGCTGAGTCAAGTTACGCATAAGCTGTATACCTTCTCCAATCTTTCGAGCCTGAATATGTTATATCCGGTGGAGAGTCGATTTGCCAGCTATCTGTTGTCCACAATGGGCCAGGACGAGTCCCCTTCGGAAGAGATTAAGACCTCCAAACTCACCGAACTGGCGGATATGCTGGGTACCAGCTATAGACATCTTAATCGGGTCGTCCAGGATCTGTGTAATCGAAATATTATTCATAAAGTGCAGCGAAAGCTTGTGATCTGTGATCTGGAACAGCTGCGTGTTATCGCAGGAGGCAATATATATGAGTGACCACGTCTAAAGTAATATCAAGCCAGCAGATCTGTACGACATGACCTCATTTACAATTAAATACAATATGGCATAACAAAGAGCACCCTCCCGAGTAGATCAGGGGTGCTCTTTTGGCACTGTACTTCAAGTGGACCAGTGAGTGGATCAGATATCTCCGCGTTGCTCGAACAATTGGGCGATCTCTACAATGACGCGGGTTGCCTTCACCATATTGTCTACCGATACATATTCGAATTTGCCATGGTAGTTCTCACCGCCAGTGAAGATATTCGGTGTTGGCATGCCCATATAGGATAGCTGGGAACCATCTGTTCCTCCCCGGATGGGACGAATGACAGGTTCAATGTCCAATCGGGTCATGGCTTCATGAGCAATGTCGACGATCTGGCGTACGGGTTCAATTTTCTCACGCATGTTGTAGTACTGGTCATTTAGTTCAACCGTGATGCTTTTCTCACCATACTTGGTCTTCAGTTCGTTCGCGATCTGGAGCAGATTTGTTTTGCGTTCTTCGAACTTCTTCCGGTCAAAATCACGGATGATGTAGCTCATCTTGGTCAGCTCAACGTCACCCTCCAGAGACAGCAGATGGTAGAAACCATCATAACCATCGGTGAATTCGGGAGCCTCCTCCACAGGCAGGCGACGATTCAATTCCATCGCAATTTTCAGAGAGTTCACCATTTTATCCTTCGCTGTTCCGGGATGCACATTGGTGCCGCGTACGGTGATTTTGGCGGCTGCTGCGTTAAAGCTCTCGTATTCCAGTTCACCAAGCGGTCCGCCGTCGACGGTATAAGCATATTTGGCTCCAAAAGCAGCGACATCAAACTTGTGCGGTCCACGACCAATCTCTTCATCCGGGGTAAAAGCAACACGAATCTTGCCGTGTTTCACTTCCGGGTGCTCAATCAGATAGGCCATCGCGGTCATGATCTCGGCAATGCCTGCCTTATTGTCTGCGCCAAGCAACGTTGTACCGTCGGTTGTGATCAGGGTGTGGCCTTTATATTCGTGCAGTTCCGGGAAATCCTTGTTGGACAGGACTACATCCAGTTCCGCGTTCAGCACAATGTCAGCTCCGTCATAGTTATCGATAACCTGTGGTTTGACATTTTTCCCGGTAAAGTCTGTCGCTGTATCAAGGTGAGCCAGGAAACCGATCACGGGAACATCCTTGTCCGTGTTGGATGGCAGGGTAGCCATGACATAACCGTTCTCGTCCATCGTCACTTCCTGCAGACCGATGGAGGTGCACTCTTCAACGAGCAGTTTGCCCAAGGCCAGTTGGCCGGGTGTGGAAGGACAGGTCTCGCTATTTTCATCGGATTGGGTGTCCATCTGAACGTAAGTACTCAGTCTTTGAATTAATATATCTTTCATCTATAATCTCTCCCTGGCTTGAGTAGTATATAAGTTGAGCGACTTGTTTACACTGATCCACTGCGAGGTCAGAATAACCTCTTGCCCTCTCCGTTATCCGTTATCGTGTAACCGTTAGTCACAACTTATGTAAATTGGGTATAGTAATTATTGTGGTTCTCTATGGGTATCATATCATGTTTCGCAGTCATTTCCAGAATAGGACAGCACCAGATATGAGGATGGTTAGGTATCAAAAAGGGTACTAGGTCACAAAAATGTACGTACTTGTATTTCTATAACTGAGGTTCATAATGAATGATGAAGAAAGGATGAGTTCTGGACATGCCATTTATTACGGTTAAGGTACTGGAAGGCAAGTCGGTCGAGCAGAAGCGTCAGTTGATTGAACGCATGACTCAGGTGGCTTGTGAGACACTGGATGTTGATCCGAGCAAAGTTTTTATCTTCATTGAGGATTTGGAGAAGGACAATTACGGCAAGAATGGTAAGCTGTTTTCAGACGTAGACAATACGTAAGGCTTCATATATATCATGATCATGGAACAGGAGATGCAGCAACGATGAATGAACAACTATTTTCCCCTTATCAATTCAAGAGTTTGCAATTAAATAATCGTGTGGTTATGGCACCGATGTGCCAATATTCTGTCACTGCGAAGGATGGCATTCCGAATGATTGGCATCAGGTTCACTATGTGAGCCGTGCGGTTGGAGGAACAGGACTGATTGTAATCGAGATGACCGATGTCGATCCGGATGGACGTATTACCGATAATGACTTGGGTATATGGTCAGATGAGCATGTGCCTGCCTTCACCAAACTGGTAGATGGAATCCATGCCTACGGCTCCAAAGTAGCCATTCAGATTGCTCATGCGGGACGAAAAGCAGAGGATGCCCCGCAGCCGGTTGCCCCATCGGTAGTTACCTTCCCCGGAGAAAAGTACAAGGAACCGCGTGCGTTAAGTACGGAAGAAGTAGAGGCTATGGTGCAGAAGTTCGCAGACGGTGTTCGCCGCGCCGTACAGGCTGGAGTGGATACTGTTGAGCTGCACGGTGCGCATGGATACCTGATCCACCAGTTCCATTCCCCGCTGATGAATCATCGTGAGGATGCATATGGACAGGATCTGGCTCGTTTTGGCGTTGAGATCATTCGTGCAGTCAAAAAGAAATGCCAGCAGATATGCCGCTAATTATGCGGATTTCGGCTGTAGAATATGCGGATGGCGGATACGACATCGACCATACGATTAATATCGCTCGTGCCTACCAAGAGGCAGGCGTGGACATGTTCCATATCAGCTCAGGTGGTGAAGGACCTTCCGGACAGCGGAAACCAGGAAACTATCCGGGGTATCAGGTTCCCTTTGCCCGTCGCTTCCGTGAAGAACTGAACGTTCCTGTCATTGCAGTGGGTATGCTGGAGGATGCAGCACTGGCTCAGGCGGTGATTGGAAACGGGGATGCGGATCTGGTGGCCGTTGGCAGAGGCATGCTGCGCGATCCGTACTGGGCGAACCATGCGGCTCTGGAACTGGGTGTCAGCAAGGATCAAGCTGCCATTGCAGAGCAATATGCTCGTGGATATTAATTTGCTCTAAATCCTATATAGTAAAAAAATTAGGCCACAGCATGGGTTAAACCTTATGCTGTGGCCTTATCTGTACGATGATAAGCATATATACCTAAATGTTGATTACTACACTCTTCGAGTTGCTTCATAGGCGAATTTTTGATTCGGATGTGTCGGTGGCTGGTCCGGGTTAAAGTCGGCGTACACTTTAATATCAGAGAAACCAATATGCTCCAGAATCAGGCGTAACTCTTCTATGCCGTACCAACGCAGCGTGAGTTGTTGCATCTCTGTAGCGACAAGTTGACCCTGATGCCATTGTTCGTAGCGAATCAGACTTACTTTATATTGGTGTAGCAGGTTCACTTCCATGGTTTTCACTTCTACGGTGATTGTGTCCCCATCGGGTAATGGAACGGTTGATGTTTCTACCGAAGAGGGCTGTGTCACATCGGGTAGAAACAGATCAAATACAAGCCTGCCGCCAGGTTGCAAATGTTGATATAGACTCCGCAATGCGTCAATCGAAGCTTCCCTGTCTTGAATGAGGAGCAAAGAACCTCCGGGAATGATAATGGTTTCGTAGCGATATGGCAGGTCAAGCTTCTCCAGATTGGCAACGAACAGCTCAGGCATGGGCAATCCCCGCTCGGTGCAACGAGAACGGCAAGAGTCAATCATATTGGTTGAATAATCAAGTCCATCCACCTTCAGACCTGCTTCAAGCAATGGAATGAGCATTCGGCCTGAACCGGACATGACTTCAAGAATACGTCCTTTGCAGCCCTGAAGATGTTGGCTATAAAATTCGATGTCCCCTCCCAAGGAGTGTCCCGGGGGTTTGGTTAGATCATAAACGGCAGTGCATAATGGACCATAATAACTGAAAGACATCGTGTAAGTATCCCCCACATTTCATAAGAATGATTGAGATTATGGAAGGGGAGTTAATCAGAATTATCCCTTCCGGCAACGGTTGGAATTGGATTTTTCAGAGCAGACTATCATAGGAATCACACACCTTATATCTAGTATATTCCAATTATGGGGTGAGAGCACAGTTGGGGTCAACACCTTTTTGGGTCGTTAGTTGAACCCATTTGACATGCATCTTAAAATCTCAAACAATGAATAAATATATCCAAGGAGGCGATACGATTGGAATCATCATCAAGTGCATTACCGGATATCCGGGAGGAACTATTGTTATATGCACCTGTAGAGAAGGTGTGGGAGATGGTCTCGACAGCGCAAGGATTGGGTGTCTGGTTCATGCCGGGTAATCTGGAACCTGTAGAGGGTCACGAGTTTATTTTGGAAGCAGGGCCTTTCGGTCAATCACCATGTCAGGTGACGGAAGTTCTTCCGCTCGAAAAGCTGTCATTTCGCTGGGGTAAGGACTGGACATTGACGTTTCAACTGAATGAACAGCCGGAGGGTACGGATTTCACGCTGATTCACAGCGGTTGGGATGCAGATAAATTAACTGAATTTGGACAGGCTCACGCTATCGTACGCGAACGTATGGAACAGGGATGGGCCGGAATCGTTCAGAAGCTTGCTCAAGTGGTTAAATAAAAATCTATATATAAGGTTCTTCCTTGATCAACCTCAGTACCATTTTCGCCCGTTCATCCGGGTGAATATCGGTCTGGGGTTCATTGGTGTGCCGCGATCCGGTGAAAACCGATAGAAAACCTTCAAATTAGTACGAAGTTGGCCGATTATGAACGGAAACTATTTCCGTGAGCACCAGAAACGTGT
Protein-coding sequences here:
- a CDS encoding cyclic nucleotide-binding domain-containing protein, with the translated sequence MKEIMDFGLVRQLVRENGLDQVLDESALAELRLLESAKGELICAKGERPERLYFLVQGKLKIYTTLPNGKSLLLRFSTPLALVGDLELINGKEAMNTVESVSKSLLLGISYRSLQNTYAENPKFLHFMLSQVTHKLYTFSNLSSLNMLYPVESRFASYLLSTMGQDESPSEEIKTSKLTELADMLGTSYRHLNRVVQDLCNRNIIHKVQRKLVICDLEQLRVIAGGNIYE
- the pepT gene encoding peptidase T yields the protein MKDILIQRLSTYVQMDTQSDENSETCPSTPGQLALGKLLVEECTSIGLQEVTMDENGYVMATLPSNTDKDVPVIGFLAHLDTATDFTGKNVKPQVIDNYDGADIVLNAELDVVLSNKDFPELHEYKGHTLITTDGTTLLGADNKAGIAEIMTAMAYLIEHPEVKHGKIRVAFTPDEEIGRGPHKFDVAAFGAKYAYTVDGGPLGELEYESFNAAAAKITVRGTNVHPGTAKDKMVNSLKIAMELNRRLPVEEAPEFTDGYDGFYHLLSLEGDVELTKMSYIIRDFDRKKFEERKTNLLQIANELKTKYGEKSITVELNDQYYNMREKIEPVRQIVDIAHEAMTRLDIEPVIRPIRGGTDGSQLSYMGMPTPNIFTGGENYHGKFEYVSVDNMVKATRVIVEIAQLFEQRGDI
- a CDS encoding 2-hydroxymuconate tautomerase family protein, encoding MPFITVKVLEGKSVEQKRQLIERMTQVACETLDVDPSKVFIFIEDLEKDNYGKNGKLFSDVDNT
- a CDS encoding class I SAM-dependent methyltransferase is translated as MSFSYYGPLCTAVYDLTKPPGHSLGGDIEFYSQHLQGCKGRILEVMSGSGRMLIPLLEAGLKVDGLDYSTNMIDSCRSRCTERGLPMPELFVANLEKLDLPYRYETIIIPGGSLLLIQDREASIDALRSLYQHLQPGGRLVFDLFLPDVTQPSSVETSTVPLPDGDTITVEVKTMEVNLLHQYKVSLIRYEQWHQGQLVATEMQQLTLRWYGIEELRLILEHIGFSDIKVYADFNPDQPPTHPNQKFAYEATRRV
- a CDS encoding SRPBCC domain-containing protein — translated: MESSSSALPDIREELLLYAPVEKVWEMVSTAQGLGVWFMPGNLEPVEGHEFILEAGPFGQSPCQVTEVLPLEKLSFRWGKDWTLTFQLNEQPEGTDFTLIHSGWDADKLTEFGQAHAIVRERMEQGWAGIVQKLAQVVK